GGCAAGGGGTCTGCCGGAGAGCCGGGCGCGGCCCCTTAGCTCGCCGCGCAGCGCCTCTGACGTGCGAACCACGAAATGGTATGCGTTCCACGAGTTGGAATCTTCCGTGTCCTGTGCCTGCGCGGCGAATCGCAACGCCCGGCTTCGCGCCCGGCCGGAGGTAGGCCCCTTGCCCCCTCTCCGGAAAAACGCGCCCATTTTGCCGCCGGAACAATAGCAATAGGAGCCGCACCGTGGTCTCGGTCCGTGTGGAACCGTTCCGGAGCTTCGAGGCGAGCGTGCCGGCCGCCCTGGAGGCGGTGGGGGCGGCTGCGGCGCTGGCCCGGCAGGAGCTCGTGGTGATCAAGCCCAACCTGGTCACCGCGAGCCCGCCCCCCGTGACCCTGCCGGTCGAGGCGGCCGCGGCCCTGGTGGGGTTCGTGCGGAGGAACTGCCGGGCCCGGGTGGTCATCGCCGAGGGATGCGGAGACGCCGGGCTCTCGACCCCGGAGGTGTTCGAGGCCCTGGGGTACCGGGGCCTCGCCCGGGAGCTCGGCGTGGACCTCGTGGACCTCAACACCGCGCCCACGGTTCGGCTGGAGAACCCCTCGTTCCGGGTGTTCCCCGAGGCCTGGGTGCCCGAGCTCCTCACGCGGGCGTTCGTGATCTCGGCCGCCGTGCTCAAGCGCCACAGCCTGGCCGAGGCGACCCTGTCGCTCAAGAACATGATGGGCGCGGCCCCGCCCAGGAGGTACGGGAACCCCGGCGGCTGGAAGAAGGGGCGGTTCCACGCCCGGATGCACCGGGCCGTGTTCGAGTGGGCGAGTCACCTCACGCCCGACCTGGCCCTGGTGGACGCGAGCGTGGGCCTGGCCGAGTTCCACCTGGGCGGCCCCCCGTGCGATCCGCCGGTGGGAAAGATCGTGGCCGGCTTCGATCCCGTGGCCGTGGACGCGGCCGGCTGCCGGCTCCTGGGGCTCCACTGGAGTCGGGTGGGGTACCTTCGGCTCGCCCACGGCGTGCTCGGACGGGCGACGGAGACGGACGGATGAGGGAGCCGATCACTCGGGAACGGGCGGAAGAGATCCTGGAAACCATCCGACGGGTGCTCGAGGACCGGCCGGAGATCGTATTCGCCTACGCCCACGGGTCGTTCCTCGATTCCCCCCGGCCACGGGACCTGGATCTTGCCGTTTTCGTAAACCCGGAGCCCGAGGGACTGCCTGCCCTCTGGGAGGGTGCCCTAGAGGTGGATCTGGAGGAGGCCATCGGACGAGCGCTTCCCGTGGACGTCCGGATCCTCAACCGCGCGCCGACCATCTTTCGGTTCCGTTGCCTGCAAGGGCGGCTCCTCCTGGACCGGGATCCGGATCTCCGCGCCGCGGTGACGGCCGACGCCGCTTGCCGGTACAACGACCTGGCCCCGTTTCTCGCCCACTACGCGAAAGAGGCCTACGGCCATGACGATTGATCCCCAGAAGGTCCGGGCGCGCCTGGACGACATTCACGCATCCGTGCGCAGGCTCCGCGAGCTGTTGGAACGAGGGCGCTCGGCCTTCGAGACCGACCCCGATGTGCAAGACATCGCGCGGGCTCGCCTTCTCGTGGCGCTGGAGGCAGCCATCGGGCTTTGCTTCCATGTGAGCGCGAAGCACCTCGGCCGCGTGCCCGAAGAATACGGTCAGTGCTTTCGCATCCTCGCGGCCGAGGGGTTCCTGCCCCCCGACCTGGCAGCACGCCTGGCCGCCATGGCCCGGTTCCGGAACCGCCTGGTCCACTTGTACTGGGAGGTGGACTTCGGACAGGTCTTCGAGTTCCTTCCGGCGGGCTTGGAGGACCTGGAAGCGTTTGCCGAGCGTGTGGGAGGGTTGCTCTAACCGCCTCGCGTCCGTTCGGGATCCTGATTCCAGTCCTCGGCATTCGCTGCGGCCCTGTGGTATGTTAGCGGCTTTCCTTTTGCCGGGGTGATCGATGGCCGCAAAATCCCAGGACCCTTGGGTGGAAGCGTTCCTGACCCACCTCCGGTACGAACGAAACGCCTCGGACCACACGGTGCGCAGCTACGCCGGGGATCTCCGGCGGTTCGCCGAGTGGGCCCGGGCTCGGATCGAAGGTCGGGGGCCGCACCTGTGGCAGGCCGTGGAGCCGGGGGACATCCGAGCCTACCTGGCGTCGCTCCACGGCCGCAGGGCCCGCACCACCATCGGCCGGGCCCTGTCGTCGCTCCGGGCGTTCTACCGATTCCTGGTGCGCGAGGGGCACCTGGACGCGAACCCGGCCGCCTCGGTGGCCGCGCCCAAGCAGCCCCGGCGGCTGCCGGGGGTGCTGTCGGTGGACGAGGCGTTCGCCCTGGTGGACGCGGTCTCCGGCGAGGGAGTCCTGGCCCTGCGCGACCGGGCGATCCTGGAGACGCTCTACGGCACGGGCGTGCGGGTGTCGGAGCTGGTGGGGCTGGACGGCCGGGACCTGCGCCTCGCCGCGGGGCTCGCCCGGATCCGGGGCAAGGGCCGGGTGGAGCGGGAGGTGCCCCTGACCGAGCCGTGCGTCCGGGCGCTGGAGGCGTACCTGGAGGCGCGGGCCCGGGCCGGTCGGCCCCTGGAGCCGGCCGGGCCCGTGTTCCTGAACGCCCGGGGAGGCCGCCTGACCGACCGGAGCGTCCGGCGGATCATCGATAAGTGGATCGAGCGGGCGGCCCTGGCCCGGCGGGTGCACCCGCACCTGCTGCGTCACAGCTTCGCCACCCACCTGCTGGCGGGTGGGGCGGACCTGCGGGCCATCCAGGAGCTGCTGGGCCACCGCAGCCTGTCCACGACCCAGAAGTACACCCACGTGGGCATCGAGCGGCTGATGCGGATCTACGACGATGCCCATCCCCGGGCGCGCGGGGCGGGAACCAGGCGAAAGACGACAACGGACAACCAAACCTGACGTCCGGACGTCCCCACGTCCGCACGTCCGAACGGAAGACCCAGATGACCGAGACGATCCGAGGCACCACCATCGTGTGCGTGCGCCGCGACGGCCGGGTGGCCATGGCCGGCGACGGCCAGGTCACCTTCGGCTCCACGGTGCTCAAGCGCACCGCCCGCAAGGTGCGAAAGCTCCGGGAGGGGAAGATCCTGGCGGGGTTCGCCGGCGCCACGGCCGACGCGTTCACCCTGCTGGAGCGGTTCGAGGGCAAGCTCGACGCCCACGGCGGCAGCCTGCACCGGGCCGCCGTGGAGCTGGCCAAGGACTGGCGCACCGACAAGTACCTGCGCCGCCTGGAGGCCATGCTGCTGGTGGCCGACCGGGAGGCGACCCTGCTCCTCTCGGGCACCGGCGACGTGGTGGAGCCGGAGGAGGGGGTGGTGGCCATCGGGTCGGGCGGGCCGTTCGCCCTGGCCGCGGGCCTGGCGCTGTACGAGCACACGACCCTGGGCGCGGCCGAGATCGCCCGCGAGGCGCTGCGGGCGGCGGCCCGGATCTGCATCTACACCAACGACTCCGTGGAGCTCGAAGAGCTGGGAGGTTAGCCCGTCATGGCCGTGTTCACCCCCAGGGAGGTGGTGTCGGAGCTCGACCGGTACATCGTGGGGCAGGACCGCGCCAAGAAGGCGGTGGCCATCGCCCTGCGCAACCGCTGGCGGCGGCGCCAGGTGCCGGACCCGCTCCGGGACGAGATCACCCCCAAGAACATTCTGATGATCGGGCCCACGGGCGTGGGCAAGACCGAGATCGCCCGGCGCCTGGCCCGGCTGGCCGGGGCCCCGTTCGTGAAGGTGGAGGCCAGCAAGTTCACCGAGGTGGGGTACGTGGGCCGCGACGTGGAGAGCATGGTGCGCGACCTCGTGCGGGTGTCCGTGGCCATGGTCCAGGAGGAGGAGCAGGCCCGGGTGGCCGCCCGGGCCGAGGAGCTGGCCGAGGAGAAGATCCTCGACCTGCTGCTGCCGGGCCACACCGGCGACACGGCGACCCGGGAGCGGCTGCGGCAGATGCTCCGGGCCGGGGCCCTGGACGACCGGGTGGTGGAGGTGGAGGTGGCGGCCCAAGGGCCGGCGCCGGCCATGGAGATCTTCACCGGCCAGGGCATGGAGGAGATGGGCATCCAGCTCCAGGACATGCTGGGCAACCTGTTCCCCAAGCGCCACAAGCGAAAGAGCATGAAGGTGCCCGAGGCCCGCGAGGTCCTGAAGGAGCAGGAGGCGGCCCGCCTGGTGGACCAGGAGCGGGTGACCGAGCTGGCCCTGGAGCGGGCCCAGAACGACGGCATCATCTTCATCGACGAGATCGACAAGGTCGCGTCCCGGGAGGGGGGGCGGGGACCGGACGTGTCGCGCGAGGGGGTGCAGCGCGACATCCTGCCCATCGTGGAGGGCTGCACCGTCCACACCAAGTACGGGGTGGTCAAGACCGACCACATCCTGTTCATCGCGGCCGGGGCGTTCCACATGTCGAAGCCCTCGGACCTCATCCCGGAGCTCCAGGGCCGGTTCCCGATCCGGGTGGAGCTGGACGCGCTGGGCCGGGACGACTTCGTCCGGATCCTGACCGAGCCCCAGAACGCCCTGACCCGGCAGTACCAGGCCCTGCTGGCCACCGAGGGGATCGAGCTCAGCTTCGCCCCGGACGGGATCGAGGAGGTGGCCGAGATGGCCGCCCGGGTCAACGAGAAGACCGAGAACATCGGGGCCCGACGGCTCCACACCATCATGGAGAAGGTGCTGGAGGAGCTGAGCTTCACCGCCCCGGACCTGCCGGACCGGGAGGTGGTGGTGGACCGGGAGTACGTGCGCGACCGGCTCCGGGACATCGTGGCCGACACGGACGTGTCGCGGTACATCCTGTGAGTCGGAGGTCGGAATTCAGAGGACAGAAGACAGAAGGCATAGACACGCGTCGTTTCGGCCCGTGGGGGTGCCATGGGGACGGAGCCGAGGGCCCGATCGTTGGGTGTCCCGTGCGTCCAGAGATTAGAATCTTGGGGATCTCGGCCCGTTAGGCGGACGGGCGCTCCAGCAGGCCCCACACCCCTCGAGCGCGTCTGTTTGGCCGCCGGAGCAATAGCTTCCCAGCCTTTTGACTTTCCAGCGGGCCGAAGGCCCCAGACCGGAGACCGATGACCGGAGACCGAAGTTATCGAGAAGAGCTGATCCAAAAGGCCCAGGTGCTCCACGAGGCCCTGCCGTACATCCGGGCCTTCTACGGCAAGGTGGTGGTCATCAAGTACGGCGGCCACGCCATGGTGGACGAGGCGCTCAAGGAGAGCTTCGCCCGGGACGTGGTGCTCCTCAAGTACATCGGGCTCAACCCGGTGGTGGTCCACGGCGGCGGGCCCCAGATCAACCGGATGCTGGAGCGCATGCAGATCCAGAGCACCTTCGTGGACGGCATGCGGGTGACCGACGGAGCCACCATGGACGTGGTGGAGATGGTCCTGGGGGGCAAGGTCAACAAGGAGATCGTGAACCTGATCCAGCTCCACGGCGGCCGGGCCGTGGGCCTCACCGGCAAGGACGGGGGGCTGATCCGGGCGAAGAAGCTCTACATGGAGCGCCGCCGGGGCGACGACCTGCCGCCGGAGATCGTGGACATCGGCGCGGTGGGCGAGGTGGAGGCCATCAACCCCCAGGTGATCGAGGCCCTCGACCGGGGGGGGTTCATCCCGGTGATCGCCCCGGTGGGCACCGGCGCCCAGGGCGAGACCTTCAACATCAACGCCGACCTGGTGGCCGGCCGGATCGCGGGCGCGCTCAAGGCCGAGAAGCTGGTGCTGCTGACCGACGTGGAAGGCATCCTGGACCCAGACGGCCGGCTCATCTCCACCCTGCGGGCGGCCGATGCCCCCGAGCTGATCGAGTCGGGCGTGATCCGGGGCGGCATGATCCCCAAGGTCCGCTGCGCCCTGGACGCCCTGGAGGACGGCGTGGGCAAGGTGCACATCGTGGACGGCCGGGCCCGTCACGCCGTGCTGCTGGAGATCTTCACCCGGGGCGGGGTGGGCACAGAGATCGTGAGGTGACGGATGGGAAACCAAGAGATCATGGATCTGGCCGCAACCTGCCTCATGCCCACCTACGCGCGGTTCCCCGTGGCCCTGGTGCGGGGCCAGGGCATGCGGGTGTGGGATGCGGACGGCCGCCAGTACCTGGACTTCCTGGCCGGGATCGCGGTGTGCAACCTGGGCCACTGCCACCCCCATGTGGTGGAGGCGATCCGGGAGCAGGCCGGCACCCTGCTGCACGTGTCGAACCTGTACCATATCGAGCCCCAGGTGCGGCTGGCCAGGCTGCTGACCGAGGTCACCTTTGCCGACCGGGTGTTCTTTTGCAACAGCGGGGCCGAAGCCAACGAGGGCGCGATCAAGCTGGCCCGCAAGGTCCAGAAGGACCGGGGCGAGCCCGAGCGCACCGAGATCGTGTCGGCCACCATGAGCTTCCATGGCCGGACCCTGGCCACCCTGACGGCCACGGGCCAGGACAAGGTGAAGGTGGGGTTCGACCCCCTGCCCCCGGGCTTCACCTACGTGCCCTACGACGACGTCGAGGCCCTGGAAGAAGCGGTGGGGCCCCGGACCGCGGCCGTGCTCCTGGAGCCGATCCAGGGCGAGGGCGGGGTGCGGGTGCCGTCGGAGGGGTACCTGCGGCGGGCCCGGGAGCTGTGCGACGTGCGCGGGGCGCTTCTCATCCTCGACGAGGTCCAGACCGGGGTGGGACGCACCGGCACGTTCCTGGCCTGCGAGCACGACGGCGTGAAACCGGACATCTGCACCCTGGCCAAGGGCCTGGGCGGGGGAGTGCCCATCGGCGCGGTGCTCGCCACCGAGGCCGTGGCCCGGAGCTTCGGCCCGGGCACCCACGCCTCCACCTTCGGCGGCAACCCCCTGGTGTGCGCGGCCGCGCTCGCCACGGTGCGCACGATCCTCCAGGAAGGCATCCTGGAGCATACCCAGCGGATGGGGACATACCTGTTGGAGCGCCTGACCGAGCTGGCTCGGGGCCGCCCATGCATCTCGGCCGTGAGGGGCCGCGGGCTCCTGATCGGTATCGAGCTGGCCGGCGATCGCAAGGCCAAGGACGTGGTGACCGCCATGATGGATCGGGGGTTCCTGGTGGGGTCGGCCGGTGAGCAGGTGGTCCGGCTCGCCCCACCGCTCATCGTGGAGCCGGAGGAGATCGACGCCCTGCTCTCGGCTCTGGAAGAGGTGGTGTGAGGGGGTGCAAGGTTTTAGGCTTTCCAGCTTTCCGGCTTTCTAGCCTTCCAGCCGCAAGGTATCCGCCATGCCCAAGCACTTCTTGAAGCTCACGGACTTCGGCCGGGACGAGCTCCTCGGCATCCTCGAGCTGGCCCAGGATCTCAAGGCCCGCCAGGCCCGGGGTGAGCCCCACCGCCTGCTGGAGGGCAAGACCCTGGCCATGCTGTTCGAGAAATCGAGCACCCGGACCCGGGTCTCGTTCGAGGTGGGCATGTTCCAACTGGGCGGCCACGCCCTCTTTCTCTCGCCCCGCGACACCCAGATCGGCCGGGGCGAGCCCGTGCGCGACACGGCCCGGGTGCTGTCGCGGTACGTGGACGCGATCATGGTGCGCACCTACGGCCAGGACGTGCTCGAGGAGCTGGCGCGCTGGTCGTCGGTGCCGGTGATCAACGGGCTCACGGACCTCGTGCACCCCTGCCAGGTCATGGCCGACCTCCTGACCGTGCTGGAGCGGAGGGAAAGCCTGGAAGGGCTTCGGGTCGCCTGGATCGGCGACGGGAACAACATGGCCCACTCGTGGATCCACGCGGCCCGGGTGCTGGGGTTCGGCCTGCGGCTGGCCTGCCCCGAGGGGTACGAGCCCGACGGGGCGATTCTGGCCGCGGCCCGGGACGCCGGAGCCGACGTGGAGGTGGGCCGCGACCCCGAGTGGGCCGCGAGGGGCGCCCACGTGGTCACCACGGACGTGTGGGCCTCGATGGGCCAGGAGGAGGAGCAGGAGGCCCGGCGCCGCGCGTTCGCGGGGTACACCGTGGACGCCCGGATCATGGCCGCGGCCGACCCCTCGGCCGTGTTCCTCCACTGCCTGCCCGCCCACCGGGGCGAGGAGGTGACCGACGAGGTCCTGGAGGGGCCCCGGTCCGCGGTGTGGGACGAGGCCGAGAACCGCCTGCACGTGCAAAAGGCGATTCTGGTGCACCTGGTGCGGGAGGAAAACTGACCCCGAAAGGGAGGTGCGGGTACCGCGGGGGAAGAAATCGACGAACGACCTCCGACCTCTCGGCTTTCCAGCATTCTAGCGCCTTCAAGGGAGTGAACAACCATGGCAAAGGGCAGCGTGAAGAAGGTGGTTCTGGCGTACTCCGGAGGCCTCGACACCTCGGTGATCCTGAGGTGGCTCGTGGAGACCTACGGGTGCGAGGTGATCGCGTTCTCGGCCGACCTGGGCCAGGCCGAGGAGCTCGAGGGGCTCGACGAGAAGGCCCGGCGCACCGGCGCGTCCAAGGTGTACATCGAAGACCTACGGGAGGAGTTCGTCCGGGACTTCGTGTTCCCCATGTTCCGGGCCGCGGCCGTGTACGAGGGCTCGTACCTCCTGGGCACCTCGATCGCCCGGCCCCTGATCGCCAAGCGCATGGTGGAGATCGCCGAGGCCGAGGGCGCCGACGCCGTGGCCCACGGCGCCACGGGCAAGGGCAACGACCAGGTCCGGTTCGAGCTCACGGCCTACGCCCTCAAGCCCGACATCCGGGTGATCGCCCCGTGGCGCGAGTGGGACCTGAACTCCCGGGAGAAGCTCATCGACTACGCCGAGCGCCACGGCATCCCGGTGCCGGTCACCAAGGCCAAGCCCTACTCCAGCGACCGGAACCTGCTGCACATCTCGTTCGAGGGCGGCATCCTCGAGGACCCCTGGCGGGAGCCGGACGAGGACATGTTCGTCCTGTCGGTGAGCCCGGAGAAGGCCCCGGACGAGCCCGAGTACGTGGAGGTGGAGTTCGAGGCCGGGGATCCCGTGGCCGTGAACGGCGAGCGGCTGTCGCCGGCGGCGCTCCTCCAGCGCCTAAACGAGATCGGAGGCCGGCACGGCGTGGGCCGGATCGACATCGTGGAGAACCGGTTCGTGGGCATGAAGAGCCGGGGGGTGTACGAGACCCCCGGCGGCACCATCTGGCGGGCGGCCCATCGGGCCGTGGAGAGCCTGACCCTGGACCGGGAGGTCATGCACCTGCGGGACTCGCTGGTGCCCAAGTACGCCGAGCTCGTGTACAACGGGTTCTGGTACGCGCCCGAGCGGGAGACCCTGCAGGCGTTCATGGACGAGGCCCAGAGGAACGTCACCGGCACCGCCCGGCTGAAGCTCTACAAGGGCAACTGCACCGTGGTGGGGCGCCAAAGCCCCCACAGCCTCTACGACCCCGAGACGGCCACGTTCGAGGAGGACACGGTGTACGACCAGGCCGACGCCACCGGCTTCATCAAGCTCAACGCCCTGCGGCTGAGGACATTGAAACGGCTCATGGGGTGAGCAAAGGCCCTCCGGCGGTGCCCTCAAAGGGCGCTGTGGGATTGCCCCAGAGGGGTGAAGCCGGGGCCTCCTCCTCCGCTGAACACCCTCGCAGGGGCCGCCACGGTTCGGTCCGCTGCGACGCGTGATAGCACGCGCCGCGGCCGCTCCCTTGCACCGGGCGGCCCTTGCTGCTTGGGCGTCGCGCTCCGTCGGAGACCCCGGCTTCACCTAAGTGATCCGTACTTTTCTTTCGAGGCATAAGGAAACGAGTCGCTCGGGTCTCGCGGGCGAAACCGACGGTACGACCGCCTAATGTCCGGCGCGCCCTAGGGGCCCTGTTCGACCGTAGGCCGGAGACCGACGACCGAACCGACAAGGAAGATTCCTCATGGCCGAAAAACCCTGGGGCGGACGGTTTCGCGAAGAGACCCTGAGGATCGTCGAGCGGTTCACCGCGTCGATCGGGTTCGACCGGCGGATGTACCGCCAGGACATCCGGGGGTCCATCGCCCACGCCCGCATGCTGGCCTCGGTGGGCATCCTGACCGAGGAGGAGGCCGACACCCTGGTCCGGGGCCTGGAGCAGGTGCTCGCCGAGATCGAGCGGGGCGAGCTGGAGCTCACCGAGAGCCTCGAGGACATCCACATGAACGTGGAGCACCGGCTCACCCAGATCGTGGGGCCGGTGGGCGGCAAGCTCCACACGGCCCGCAGCCGCAACGACCAGGTGGCCCTGGACCTGCGGCTGTACCTGGCGGACGAGGTGCCCGAGATCCTGGACCTGCTCCGGGGCCTGGGCGAGGTGCTGCTGGAGCGGGCCGAGGCCGAGGCCGACCTGCTCGTGCCCGGCTACACCCACCTCCAGCGGGCCCAGCCCGTGACCTTCGGCCACCACTGGCTCGCCTACTTCGAGATGTTCCTCCGGGACATGGAGCGGTACCGGGACGCCCTCGGGCGGATCCGGCGCTCGCCCCTGGGGGCGGGCGCGCTCGCCGGGTCGCCCTACCCCCTGGACCGGGAGCGGGTGGCCCGGGACCTGGGGCTCGAGGGGGTGTGCCGGAACAGCCTCGACGCCGTGTCCGACCGGGACTTCGCCCTGGAGTTCCTGTTCGCCGGCTCGGTGGTGATGATGCACCTGTCCCGGCTGTCGGAGGAGCTGGTGCTGTGGTCGAGCCAGGAGTTCGGGTTCATCGAGCTCTCCGACGGGTTCTGCACCGGCTCCTCCATCATGCCCCAGAAGAAGAACCCGGACGTGCCCGAGCTCCTGCGGGGCAAGACCGGGCGGGCCTACGGCAACCTGATCTCGCTCCTGACGACGCTCAAGGCCCTTCCGCTCGCCTACAACAAGGACATGCAGGAGGACAAGGAGCCGGTGTTCGACACCCTCGACACGGTGAAGGGGAGCCTCGCGATCACCGTGGAGATGCTCCGGAACCTCAAGGTGCGGCCCGACCGGGCCCGGGCCGCGCTGAAGGCCGGGTTCCTGCTGGCTACCGAGCTGGCGGACTACCTGGCGGCCAAGGGCGTGCCGTTCCGCCAGGCCCACGAGGCGGCCGGCCGGCTGGTGGCCCTGGCCGAGGCCCGGGGCTGCGGGCTCGAGGACCTGGACCTGGAGACCCTGCGGTCGGTGTCGCCGCTGTTCGAGGAGGACGTGTTCCAGGTGCTCGACCCCGAGGCGAGCGTGGCCCGACGCACGGTGCTGGGCGGCCCGGCGCCCGACAACGTGCGCCGCGAGGCCCGGCTGGGGTGGGAGCGGCTCGATGCGATCTGGCCCCGGCGGGACTGACCTTGCACAACCCGCCCCTTGGACCCTGCCATCAGCCTGGCGGGCGAATGGGTCCGCCGACGCGCGCCTCCCTATTATTCCGGCGGGTAAACAGGCGTTATCGCCCCCTGACCGGGGGGCGAGGGGCTTGGTGGAGCGCCGGGCGTGGCTCCGACAGTCGCTGCCCCCGGCACTCAGCCGATACCCGCTCCGCCGGTGACCCGAAAGGCATTGCCAACGTTCGCGTTCCTGGCGTTCGTGGGGCACTCGGGCTGAGTGCCGGGGGCAGCGTGAGTCGGATGCTGCACTCACGCATGGCCGGAACCAAGCCCCTCGCCCTCGTCGCCGATGAGTGCACCTATTTTGTCGCCGGGGTAACAGCGCCGCGCAGCACCTTTGGCGATCGGATCTTGAAAGGCCTCGGATTTCATCGAGTTGCCATGAAACCGCTCTCCTGTCTCGTGCCTGCGCGGCGAATCTCGACGCCCGGCTTCGCGCCCGGCCGGAGGTAGGTCCCTTGTCCCGCCCGCCGAGGCACCGTGCCTATTTTGCCGCCGGATTGATGATTGCGGGACTGATCATCGTCGCCGCTGCCTTGGGCTGCGGCCGCCGGGGCGATCCGGTGCCGTCGAGCCGCAGGCTGCCAGCCGCCCCCCCCGGCGTGCGCCTGTCGGCGCCCGCCGGGGTGCTCCGGGTCTCCTGGGACCGGCCCCGCCGCGACGCGGTGGGACGGCCCCTGTCGGGCGTGGGCGGGTACCTGGTGCTCCGGGCTGCCTGGCCGCCGGGCCAGGACGCCTGCGCCGGCTGCCCCGAGGACGCCAGGGTCGTGGCCCGGGTCGACCCGTTGGCCCGCCGGGCCCGGGGGCTCCCGACCGAGGCCTGGGAGGACCCAGACACCCGGGCCGGGTGGACCTACCGGTACCGGGTGCGGGCCCTGGACCCCGAGGGCCGGCCCGGCGCGGTGTCCGGCCCGGCCGACATCACCTGGGTTCCGCTGGCCCCCCCCGCCGCGGAGACCCGGCCCGGTGACGGCAGGGTGCTCGTGCGGCTCACGCCCGCTCCCTGGCCCGAGGGGATCGAACCCCTGGAGCTCAGGGTGTACGACCGAGCCGGCCGCCTCCTGGCCCGGGCGCCGGCCTCCGGGGCCGGGGTGACGGTGGAGGGGCTCGAGAACGGAACCGCGTACCCGGCCGAGGCCCGGGTGGCCGGCCGCACGGGCGAGGGGTGGGAGGTGGAGAGCCCGGGCACGCCGGTGACCCTGGCCCCGGTGGACACGACCCCGCCGGTGGTCCCGGCCACGGTGACCGCGTTCGCCGAGGACCGGGGGGTGCTCCTGGCGTGGGTTCCGGAGGGCCCAGAGCCCTACGCCCGGGTGTGGGTGTTCCGCCGGGCCCCGGGGGAGGAGCCCCGCCAGATCGCCGAGCTCCCGGGAAGCCGGCTGCGGTTTCGGGACGTCTCGGCCGTGCCGGGAACCCTTTACACCTATTGGATCGTGGTGGAGGATGCGGCAGGCAACCGGAGCCTCCCCTCCCGGGAGGTCGTCGTGCGGGTGAGGGAACCATGAAGACCGCCATCATCGGCGCCGGGGCCATGGGCTGCCTGTTCGGGGCGCACCTGGCCCGGGCCGGCGTGGACGTGACCCTGATCGACATCGACGCGGACGAGGTGGCCACCCTGCGCGCCCGGGGGGTGCGGCTGCACCAGGACGGCCGGGTCTCCGACGTGGCCGTGGCCGCCCTCACCGACCCTGCCGAGGCCGGCCCGGCCGACCTGGTGATCGTATTCGTGAAGGCCCACCAGACCCGGTCGGTGCTGCCGGGGCTGCCCCCCCTGCTGGGCCCGGAGACCCGGGTGCTGACCCTGCAGAACGGCCTGGGAGCGGCCGACGTGCTCGCCGAGGCCGTGCCCCCGGACCGGCTCTTGGTGGGGGTCACGGCCCAGGGCGCCACCCAGCTGGGCCGCGGCGAGGTCCGCCACGGCGGCCGGGGGGAGACGCTGCTCGGGCCCTACCGCCCGGGCCCGGACCGGTTCGCCCAGCGGGCGGCCGCCATGCTCACGGGCGCCGGGCTTCCGGCACGGGCCGTGGCCGACCCGTGGCCCCCGGTGTGGAAGAAGCTGGCCGTGAACTGCGCCATCAACCCGGTCACGGCGCTCACCGGCATCCGCAACGGGCCGGTGGCCGCGTGGGACCCGGCCCGGGAGCT
This is a stretch of genomic DNA from Deferrisoma camini S3R1. It encodes these proteins:
- the hslV gene encoding ATP-dependent protease subunit HslV, with the translated sequence MTETIRGTTIVCVRRDGRVAMAGDGQVTFGSTVLKRTARKVRKLREGKILAGFAGATADAFTLLERFEGKLDAHGGSLHRAAVELAKDWRTDKYLRRLEAMLLVADREATLLLSGTGDVVEPEEGVVAIGSGGPFALAAGLALYEHTTLGAAEIAREALRAAARICIYTNDSVELEELGG
- a CDS encoding DUF362 domain-containing protein, giving the protein MVSVRVEPFRSFEASVPAALEAVGAAAALARQELVVIKPNLVTASPPPVTLPVEAAAALVGFVRRNCRARVVIAEGCGDAGLSTPEVFEALGYRGLARELGVDLVDLNTAPTVRLENPSFRVFPEAWVPELLTRAFVISAAVLKRHSLAEATLSLKNMMGAAPPRRYGNPGGWKKGRFHARMHRAVFEWASHLTPDLALVDASVGLAEFHLGGPPCDPPVGKIVAGFDPVAVDAAGCRLLGLHWSRVGYLRLAHGVLGRATETDG
- a CDS encoding nucleotidyltransferase domain-containing protein codes for the protein MREPITRERAEEILETIRRVLEDRPEIVFAYAHGSFLDSPRPRDLDLAVFVNPEPEGLPALWEGALEVDLEEAIGRALPVDVRILNRAPTIFRFRCLQGRLLLDRDPDLRAAVTADAACRYNDLAPFLAHYAKEAYGHDD
- the hepT gene encoding type VII toxin-antitoxin system HepT family RNase toxin, with amino-acid sequence MTIDPQKVRARLDDIHASVRRLRELLERGRSAFETDPDVQDIARARLLVALEAAIGLCFHVSAKHLGRVPEEYGQCFRILAAEGFLPPDLAARLAAMARFRNRLVHLYWEVDFGQVFEFLPAGLEDLEAFAERVGGLL
- the hslU gene encoding ATP-dependent protease ATPase subunit HslU; amino-acid sequence: MAVFTPREVVSELDRYIVGQDRAKKAVAIALRNRWRRRQVPDPLRDEITPKNILMIGPTGVGKTEIARRLARLAGAPFVKVEASKFTEVGYVGRDVESMVRDLVRVSVAMVQEEEQARVAARAEELAEEKILDLLLPGHTGDTATRERLRQMLRAGALDDRVVEVEVAAQGPAPAMEIFTGQGMEEMGIQLQDMLGNLFPKRHKRKSMKVPEAREVLKEQEAARLVDQERVTELALERAQNDGIIFIDEIDKVASREGGRGPDVSREGVQRDILPIVEGCTVHTKYGVVKTDHILFIAAGAFHMSKPSDLIPELQGRFPIRVELDALGRDDFVRILTEPQNALTRQYQALLATEGIELSFAPDGIEEVAEMAARVNEKTENIGARRLHTIMEKVLEELSFTAPDLPDREVVVDREYVRDRLRDIVADTDVSRYIL
- the xerC gene encoding tyrosine recombinase XerC, which translates into the protein MAAKSQDPWVEAFLTHLRYERNASDHTVRSYAGDLRRFAEWARARIEGRGPHLWQAVEPGDIRAYLASLHGRRARTTIGRALSSLRAFYRFLVREGHLDANPAASVAAPKQPRRLPGVLSVDEAFALVDAVSGEGVLALRDRAILETLYGTGVRVSELVGLDGRDLRLAAGLARIRGKGRVEREVPLTEPCVRALEAYLEARARAGRPLEPAGPVFLNARGGRLTDRSVRRIIDKWIERAALARRVHPHLLRHSFATHLLAGGADLRAIQELLGHRSLSTTQKYTHVGIERLMRIYDDAHPRARGAGTRRKTTTDNQT
- the argB gene encoding acetylglutamate kinase, with the translated sequence MTGDRSYREELIQKAQVLHEALPYIRAFYGKVVVIKYGGHAMVDEALKESFARDVVLLKYIGLNPVVVHGGGPQINRMLERMQIQSTFVDGMRVTDGATMDVVEMVLGGKVNKEIVNLIQLHGGRAVGLTGKDGGLIRAKKLYMERRRGDDLPPEIVDIGAVGEVEAINPQVIEALDRGGFIPVIAPVGTGAQGETFNINADLVAGRIAGALKAEKLVLLTDVEGILDPDGRLISTLRAADAPELIESGVIRGGMIPKVRCALDALEDGVGKVHIVDGRARHAVLLEIFTRGGVGTEIVR